From the genome of Oryza glaberrima chromosome 1, OglaRS2, whole genome shotgun sequence:
AGGACGTTTCCAAACTCCAAGCATAATAACAATGTAACATTGACATGTGAAAGAAAATTCCACAGTTATCCCATGAGATTACCGTGAGACCATATCGTACAAATTTTTCATACTACAGCTGACAGCTTTGAAAGTTGTATGGGAGAAACTAACAGATCAAAGGAACTACTAATTACTGAACTAGCAAACTTACTCTTTTTGCAGGACACATATACGAAGGgcaaaattagaaaagataTACAGCAAGTAGACACAGACACAGGTATGATCTGATCTTTCCAGAATAGAACCCTTTTTTCCATATCAAATCCCCAAGATTCTAGTCAGTTACACAAGCTCTAGATACCAAGTTGGTATAGTTTCAAGTCATGCACATTTTCATTCAGTGTAGTTAACTAGAATAAATATAGTCAAGGTTTTTGCAAAACAAAAGAGTAGAGAAGTAATAAAAGACAGCAGGTTTGTCTTTTGCGAATATACCTTGACGTCAGAACCAAATAGAGCGGGTGTCTTGGCAGATAAAAGTACTCCAATAAATTCAGATTCACCATCATATTTCTTCCCCCAAGTATCTATGTGTGCACTCTCTAGAGATGGTTGCTCTCCCCAAGAAACATCTTGCAGTGCACAACCCTGGCACTCAAAGTGAACGAGATGAGGGGCGGAAATTGTAAATCTTTTGGGCCCATGCATGAAGCCATCAAGAGTTAGCCTTTTTAGCACTTTGGAGGCAATCAGTTCAAGATATGTTGCCGAGTTTATCAAATGCAAATCTTCTAGGTTAGGGCTCCGACCGATGAATTGGTTCAGAGAAAGCTGGTCCACTTCTACATCAGAGAGAGTCAACTTTTTGAGAGAAGGAAGTTGAATTATGTCTGGAAGCACAAGGCCTACGTGTTCAAGATCTTCATCAGGGGCTTCTCCCATCTGCAAACTTAGCTCCTCAACTGAACGGCAGGTGAAAATGCGAGACGGTAAGGTCGTTTTATCATACATATCCAGTTCCACATCAAGCACTTTAACATTGTGCTTCACCGCATAGAGGATCCACTTCCTAAGATCATTGCAGTTCAGTGGAAGATAATGAAACCAATAAAGCTGGAAAGTATGCAGGTCTACTTTAGAACGGATGAGTAATAGGTTGTCCACAAAGCGAGCAAATTTCTCAACCTTCCAATGTTTAAAATCTCTGCAATCAAGGCATATGAACTGCAGACACTCAATcactctcctccacctcctagAAAGCCTGCGCATCCTCACAATTGCTCTAATCCTTGAAAAGGACAGGATATGCTGGAGGACCTCTCCAGGCAGCACACTGATCAAATCAGTGTCACTCTCCATTGCATGCTCATCAGTGGACTCCATATCAACCCTACTTCAGATTCCTTAACCACTTGGCACCT
Proteins encoded in this window:
- the LOC127760115 gene encoding F-box/LRR-repeat protein At4g14103-like; translation: MESTDEHAMESDTDLISVLPGEVLQHILSFSRIRAIVRMRRLSRRWRRVIECLQFICLDCRDFKHWKVEKFARFVDNLLLIRSKVDLHTFQLYWFHYLPLNCNDLRKWILYAVKHNVKVLDVELDMYDKTTLPSRIFTCRSVEELSLQMGEAPDEDLEHVGLVLPDIIQLPSLKKLTLSDVEVDQLSLNQFIGRSPNLEDLHLINSATYLELIASKVLKRLTLDGFMHGPKRFTISAPHLVHFECQGCALQDVSWGEQPSLESAHIDTWGKKYDGESEFIGVLLSAKTPALFGSDVKVMLEKELPACPVFERLTTLEIGNWCLTEDFYAVLRFLQLSPRLGELTLMQKELPHAAGKGAETDAMPIDGMTFQCPLLETVIIQCSKGDDGIDKLVNVLAANGINPKKIQVTFYEDIEEMERPENRRIIEEREKELCNFEKMAKKNPEWVDESRYADSNPETDSDEYDNDYDDF